In Pectinophora gossypiella chromosome 1, ilPecGoss1.1, whole genome shotgun sequence, one genomic interval encodes:
- the LOC126366673 gene encoding larval/pupal rigid cuticle protein 66-like translates to MVAKFVVFLAFVAVAAASDLSAFSYGVADPYTGDFKHQTESRAGDNVVGQYSLLESDGTRRTVDYAAGAGGFNAAVRKDPALIAAPIAPIAPIAPIAPIAPIAPIVRAFPYGAYPYSYGAYPYKFGAYPYARYY, encoded by the exons ATGGTTGCGAAG TTCGTCGTATTCCTCGCCTTTGTGGCTGTGGCCGCCGCCTCCGATCTGTCTGCGTTCTCGTACGGCGTGGCCGACCCCTACACCGGCGACTTCAAGCACCAGACGGAGAGCCGCGCCGGTGACAATGTGGTCGGCCAGTACTCGCTGCTGGAGTCGGACGGCACGCGCCGCACCGTGGACTACGCCGCCGGCGCCGGGGGCTTCAACGCCGCCGTGCGCAAGGACCCTGCTCTCATCGCCGCCCCCATCGCTCCCATCGCCCCCATCGCCCCTATCGCTCCCATCGCCCCCATCGCTCCCATCGTCCGCGCTTTCCCCTACGGCGCCTACCCCTACTCCTACGGAGCTTACCCCTACAAATTCGGTGCCTACCCCTATGCTCGCTACTACTAA
- the LOC126381720 gene encoding larval/pupal rigid cuticle protein 66-like has translation MAAKFVVVAMLVACAHAGGDYTSFSYGVSDPHTGDVKSQHETRVGDSVVGQYSLLDSDGTKRTVDYAADAHSGFNAVVRKDPALVHAPVLAHAAPVVAHAAPVVAHAAPLAHAAPLAYAAHAAPLSYAAHAAPLSYAAHAAPLAYGAGLGHGAVAYGSHGLGLGAHGLGLGAHGLGYAAHGYGGHGYGAHGLAW, from the exons ATGGCAGCTaag TTCGTCGTTGTCGCTATGTTGGTGGCGTGCGCGCACGCTGGCGGAGACTACACCAGCTTCTCGTACGGCGTGTCCGACCCCCACACCGGCGACGTCAAGAGCCAGCACGAGACCCGCGTCGGGGACTCCGTAGTGGGCCAGTACTCGCTCCTCGACTCCGACGGCACGAAGCGCACCGTCGACTACGCCGCTGATGCTCACTCCGGCTTTAACGCCGTCGTGCGCAAGGACCCCGCCCTCGTGCACGCCCCCGTCCTCGCCCACGCCGCTCCCGTGGTCGCTCACGCCGCTCCCGTGGTCGCTCACGCCGCTCCCCTGGCCCACGCTGCTCCCCTCGCCTACGCCGCGCACGCCGCTCCTCTGAGCTACGCCGCGCACGCTGCTCCTTTGAGCTACGCCGCGCACGCTGCTCCCCTCGCCTACGGTGCTGGTCTTGGTCATGGTGCCGTCGCCTACGGATCCCACGGTCTCGGCCTCGGCGCTCACGGTCTCGGCCTCGGTGCTCACGGTCTCGGCTATGCCGCCCACGGTTACGGAGGCCACGGTTACGGAGCCCACGGACTCGCctggtaa